In Macaca fascicularis isolate 582-1 chromosome 15, T2T-MFA8v1.1, one genomic interval encodes:
- the ALG2 gene encoding alpha-1,3/1,6-mannosyltransferase ALG2 isoform X2, which produces MAEEQARQRDLVPKPSVLFLHPDLGVGGAERLVLDAALALQARGCNVKIWTAHYDPGHCFAESRELPVHCAGDWLPRGLGWGGHGAAVCAYVRMVFLALYVLFLADEEFDVVVCDQAICIPLS; this is translated from the exons ATGGCGGAGGAGCAGGCCCGGCAACGGGACCTGGTTCCCAAGCCGTCGGTGCTGTTCCTGCACCCAGACCTCGGCGTAGGAGGCGCTGAGCGTCTGGTGTTGGACGCGGCGTTGGCGCTGCAGGCGCGCGGGTGTAACGTGAAGATCTGGACAGCGCACTACGACCCGGGCCACTGCTTCGCCGAGAGCCGCGAACTACCGGTGCACTGTGCCGGAGACTGGCTGCCGCGCGGCCTGGGCTGGGGCGGCCACGGCGCCGCCGTCTGCGCCTACGTGCGCATGGTCTTCCTGGCGCTCTACGTGCTGTTCCTCGCCGACGAGGAGTTCGACGTGGTAGTGTGCGACCAG GCCATTTGCATCCCGCTGTCCTAG
- the ALG2 gene encoding alpha-1,3/1,6-mannosyltransferase ALG2 isoform X1: MAEEQARQRDLVPKPSVLFLHPDLGVGGAERLVLDAALALQARGCNVKIWTAHYDPGHCFAESRELPVHCAGDWLPRGLGWGGHGAAVCAYVRMVFLALYVLFLADEEFDVVVCDQVSACIPVFRLARRRKKILFYCHFPDLLLTKRDSFLKRLYRAPIDWIEEYTTGMADCILVNSQFTAAVFKKTFKTLSHIDPDVLYPSLNVTSFDSVVPEKLDDLVPKGKKFLLLSINRYERKKNLTLALEALVQLRGRLTSQDWERVHLIMAGGYDERVLENVEHYQELKQMVQQSDLGQYVTFLRSFSDKQKISLLHSCTCVLYTPSNEHFGIVPLEAMYMQCPVIAVNSGGPLESIDHSVTGFLCEPDPVHFSEAIEKFIREPSLKATMGLAGRTKVKEKFSPEAFTEQLYQYVTKLLV; the protein is encoded by the exons ATGGCGGAGGAGCAGGCCCGGCAACGGGACCTGGTTCCCAAGCCGTCGGTGCTGTTCCTGCACCCAGACCTCGGCGTAGGAGGCGCTGAGCGTCTGGTGTTGGACGCGGCGTTGGCGCTGCAGGCGCGCGGGTGTAACGTGAAGATCTGGACAGCGCACTACGACCCGGGCCACTGCTTCGCCGAGAGCCGCGAACTACCGGTGCACTGTGCCGGAGACTGGCTGCCGCGCGGCCTGGGCTGGGGCGGCCACGGCGCCGCCGTCTGCGCCTACGTGCGCATGGTCTTCCTGGCGCTCTACGTGCTGTTCCTCGCCGACGAGGAGTTCGACGTGGTAGTGTGCGACCAG GTGTCTGCCTGTATTCCAGTGTTCAGGCTGGCTAGACGGCGGAAGAAGATCCTGTTTTACTGTCACTTCCCAGATCTGCTTCTCACCAAGAGAGATTCTTTTCTTAAACGGTTATACAGGGCCCCGATTGACTGGATAGAGGAATACACCACAGGCATGGCAGACTGCATCTTAGTCAACAGCCAGTTCACTGCTgctgtttttaagaaaacattcaagaccctgtctcacataGACCCTGATGTCCTCTATCCATCTCTAAATGTCACCAGCTTTGATTCAGTTGTTCCTGAAAAGCTTGATGACCTAGTCCCCAAGGGGAAAAAATTCCTGCTGCTCTCTATCAACAGATAcgaaaggaagaaaaatctgaCTTTGGCATTGGAAGCCCTAGTACAGCTGCGTGGAAGATTGACATCCCAAGATTGGGAGAGGGTTCATCTGATCATGGCAGGTGGTTATGACGAGAGAGTCCTGGAGAATGTGGAACATTACCAGGAATTGAAGCAAATGGTCCAACAGTCTGACCTTGGCCAGTATGTGACCTTCTTGAggtctttctcagacaaacagAAAATCTCCCTCCTCCACAGCTGCACGTGTGTGCTTTACACACCAAGCAATGAGCACTTTGGCATTGTCCCTCTGGAAGCCATGTACATGCAGTGCCCAGTCATTGCTGTTAATTCTGGGGGACCCTTGGAGTCCATTGACCACAGTGTCACAGGGTTTCTGTGTGAGCCTGACCCAGTGCACTTCTCAGAAGCAATAGAAAAGTTCATCCGTGAACCTTCCTTAAAAGCCACCATGGGCCTGGCTGGAAGAACCAAGGTGAAGGAAAAATTTTCCCCTGAAGCATTTACGGAACAGCTCTACCAATATGTTACCAAACTGCTGGTATAA